A single region of the Malaclemys terrapin pileata isolate rMalTer1 chromosome 4, rMalTer1.hap1, whole genome shotgun sequence genome encodes:
- the LOC128836898 gene encoding zinc finger protein 572-like: MSLLPPELGEPLTICSQCGKSYRLSTQFLRHQQTHVREKPFKCDECGKSFVDSSALLTHRRVHTGEWPYRCADCGRSFSRSSNLIRHQRTHRGLRPHQCPDCGKSFAEASCFLQHRHSHSGERPYLCPDCGKSFHHRSVLLAHRRTHLGERPYTCSDCGKSFHQSSQLSAHCRAHLGVRPFQCPDCGKSFLDSSSLIIHQRIHTGEKPYRCPECGRSFSRSSNLLRHQRLHAREQPFKCPQCGRSFRDGSGLAQHEGSHLKAKTYQCTQCGKGFSQSATLIRHQRIHTGERPYTCSECGKSFSQSSTLFRHRRIHTGERPYKCPQCGKSFIESSALIQHQRSHT; the protein is encoded by the coding sequence ATGTCCCTCTTGCCACCCGAGCTGGGGGAGCCGCTGACCATCTGCAGCCAGTGCGGGAAGAGCTACCGCCTGAGCACCCAGTTCCTGCGGCACCAGCAGACCCACGTCCGTGAAAAACCCTTCAAGTGCGAcgagtgcgggaagagcttcgtGGACAGCTCGGCCCTGCTCACGCACCGGCGTGTCCACACCGGGGAGTGGCCCTACCGCTGTGCCGACTGTGGCCGGAGCTTCAGCCGCAGCTCCAACCTGATCCGGCACCAGCGCACCCACCGGGGACTGCGGCCCCACCAGTGCCCTGACTGCGGGAAGAGCTTCGCCGAGgcctcctgcttcctgcagcaccgGCACTCCCACTCAGGCGAGCGCCCCTACCTCTGCCCTgactgcgggaagagcttccACCACCGCTCCGTCCTCCTGGCCCACCGCCGCACCCACCTCGGGGAGCGGCCCTACACCTGCTCCGATTGCGGGAAAAGCTTCCACCAGAGCTCCCAGCTCTCCGCCCACTGCCGGGCTCACCTGGGCGTCAGGCCCTTCCAGTGCCCTGACTGTGGGAAGAGCTTCTTGGACAGTTCCTCTCTGATCATccaccagcgcatccacaccgGAGAGAAACCCTACAGGTGCCCCGAGTGCGGGCGTAGCTTCAGCCGCAGCTCCAACCTCCTCAGGCATCAGCGCCTCCATGCCAGGGAGCAGCCCTTCAAGTGTCCCCAGTGCGGGCGGAGCTTCCGGGATGGCTCGGGCCTGGCTCAGCACGAGGGGTCCCACCTGAAAGCTAAGACGTACCAGTGCACCCAGTGTGGGAAGGGTTTCAGCCAGAGCGCCACCCTCATTAGGCATCAGAGAAttcacaccggggagcggccctacacctgctctgagtgcgggaagagcttcagccagagctccaCCCTCTTCCGACACCGGAGGATCCACACAGGCGAAAGGCCCTACAAGTGTCcccagtgtgggaaaagcttcatcgAGAGCTCGGCCCTGATCCAGCATCAGAGAAGTCACACGTGA